The Caldanaerovirga acetigignens genomic sequence CATCGGCAAAATTCGCTATTTTGTAGAGCAATTGGTCTTCAATCAGTATTTTCAGTTTTCCAAGACCTCTTTCTTCATCGAAAAGGGCTCTCTTCAGCAATATCATGAGGTCATCGGGAGAAAGGGGGTTCAGGACAAATACTTTCATCCGGGAAAGGAGGGCGGAATTAAGTTCGAAGGAAGGGTTTTCCGTGGTAGCTCCGATTAAGATAATGTCTCCCTTCTCCACATAGGGAAGAAAAGCATCCTGCTGGGATTTGTTAAACCTGTGAATCTCATCTATAAAAATGAGGGTCCTCTGGCCATACCTTCGACGCTCTCTAGCTTGTTTCATGATTTCCTTTACTTCATTGATCCCCGAAAGTACGGCGCTGAAATTCACGAATCTCGCTCCGGTTTTTTTGGCTATCAGCATGGCTAATGTGGTCTTCCCCACTCCCGGCGGGCCCCAGAGAATCATGGAAGTGAGCTGGTCGCTTTCTATTAATTTTCTAAGTATCCTGCCTTTTCCTAAAAGGTGTTCCTGACCCACGAATTCATCTAAGCTCCTCGGGCGCATCCTGTCGGCCAGAGGGGCGTTTTTTTTAATTTCGCCGTCAAATAGCGAACCCTGTTCAAATTCCATTGTTTTCACCTTCCAAATTTAAAAGACAATTTCAAACCTCCTGTACTTCCCTTCCCACTCCGACCATTCTAGCTCAACATTTTCCACCCTCGCCCATCTAATTCCCGTTTTTATGTATTCTATCAAATCATTTATAAGTTCTTCTTCACCCTCTGCCACCATTTCTACGCTACCGTCGGGGAGGTTTTTCACAAAACCCACAAGTCCAAGCTCCGAAGCCTTTTTTTGAACCTGATATCTGAGGCCTACACCCTGCACAAGGCCGTAAATCATAGCCCGGACTTTTCTCTTCATAAAATCCCTCCAAACATCTTTTTGTTTGATTATACATAAAAGATTAACTTATTGCAAGGCAAGCAGGATTTATGCGCGAGTTATAGAATTATTATTTTTGCATCGAAAATAAAAATATCTAAACAAAATGAGCACCTTAATACCGCCTGCTGGGAATAGGTGCTCATTCAAATGGCGGTTTTAAATATCCCAGCCTCGGGCTGTTTTTGCAGCTTGAGCAAAAGGGAAAAAGATATGGAAAAGTTCATCGATCTCAGAAGCGATACAGTCACCCTCCCCACACAGGAAATGCGCGAGGCCATGTACCGGGCCGAAGTGGGGGATGACGTTTATGGCGAAGACCCGACGGTAAAAAAGCTGGAGGAAATGGCTGCCGAAATTACCGGGAAGGAAGCGGCCATGTTCGTAACCAGCGGCACCCAGGGCAACCAGGTATCGATAATGACCCACACCCACCCCGGCGATGAGATTATCTTGGAAGAAAAAAGCCACATCTTCACTTACGAAGTGGGCGGCATAGGTTACCTTGCGGGAGTGCAGACCAGGACCATCCCGGGGAAAAAGGGTGTCATGGACCCCTCCGAAATAGAGGCCGCCATAAGGGAAGATGACATACATTTTCCGAAAACCAGTCTGATCTGCGTGGAAAACACCCACAACAGGGCGGGTGGTACCGTAATCCCTCTCAATGTCCTGAAATGGACCTACGAAATTGCCCAAAATCACGGCATACCGGTTCATTTAGATGGGGCCAGGATATTCAATGCCGCTATTTATCTCGGTGTTCCAGTAAAGGAAATTGCAAAATTTGCTGACAGCGTGATGTTTTGCCTTTCCAAAGGTCTTTGTGCTCCGGTCGGCTCCATCGTAGCAGGTAGCAGGGAATTTATTAAGCGGGCGAGAAAATTCCGCAAGATGCTGGGCGGTGGGCTGCGCCAGGCCGGGATTCTCGCCGCCGCCGGTATAGTTGCCCTTGAAAAGATGGTGGGTAGGCTGAAAGAAGACCACGAAAACGCAAGGCTCCTTGCCGAAGGATTAAATGCCATTCCGGGCATTTTCATCGATATGGAAACAGTCCAGACCAATATCGTAATCTGCGACATATCCGGCTTTAAAATAAACGCCAGTGAGTTTGCAAAAAGGCTTCTTAAAAAGGGAATAAAAATTAACGGAGGTTCTGGGTATTTAGTCCGGTTTGTAACTCATTACGGGATCGAAAAGAAGGATATCTTGAAGGCCATAGAAGCTGTAAAGGAAGTTGCTGAAGAAATTTTATAACATTATGAATTTGTTAATAATCTTTACAGGAGGAAGACATGAACAGAAACTTCGGAAAATGGTTTCTCACCAGGGTCAAAAAAGCCATCATCGATTACAACATGATAGAAAACGGCGACAAAATTGCTGTCGGGGTCTCCGGCGGCAAGGATTCGTCGGTTCTGCTCTTCATCCTCGACCTTTTGAGGAAATATTCGCCCTGGAAGTTCGACATAATTGCGGTAAACGTGGATCTGGGGTGGGAGATGGACCTTGCTCCGGTCATAGATTTCTGCAGGCAAAGGGATATTCCATTCGAAATGGTGAAGACTGACATAACTCGGGTGGTCTTCGATATAAGAAAGGAACCAAACCCATGTTCTTTATGTTCCAGAATGAGGCGGGGCGCATTAGACAGCGCTGCTGTAGCACTGGGGTGTAACAAAGTGGCTCTCGCCCACCACGCCGACGACCTTATAGAGACCCTCTTTCTGAATCTCATTTTTACCGGGCGCTTTGAAACGTTCGAGCCAAAGACATACTTGTCCCGCAAAAATGTCACTTTGATAAGGCCGCTGATTTATCTTAGCGAAAAAACCGTAAAGTCCATCGCTAGATCTCAAAACCTGCCGGTTATAGAAAGCCCCTGTCCCGCTTCAGGCACAACCAAGCGCGAGGAAGTGGGAAAACTCCTCGACCAGATGGACCAAATTTTCCCTAAAGCCAGGGAAAATATCCTCGCAGCCATAAGGCGTAGGGATTTTTTCCGCCTAAACAACTCACCGCAGGAAAAAACTGAATAAGAAGCAGAAACAAAAACCGGCTTGGCAGTAAAAATCGTCCCAGCCGGTTTTTACCCTTTTTTAATCAAGTTTTTAGTAAAGGTGGCAAGCCACAAAGTGGTTTTTCTCCACTTCTTTGAACTCTGGCTGCTTTTCGGTGCATGCAGGCTTTGCGTGCCTGCACCTTTTCGCAAACCGGCAGCCTTCAGGAGGATTGATAGGACTCGGCACATCCCCCTCAAGCAATATCCTCTTTTTATTTCTTTCGGTTTCGGGGTCTGGAATCGGAATCGCCGAAAGCAGCGCCTGAGTATACGGATGAAGCGGGCTTTTGTGCAGGTCCTCTGATGTCGCAAGTTCCACAACCACCCCCAGATACATGACTGCTATCCGGTCGGAGACGTACTTCACCATGCTGAGGTCGTGGGCTATGAAAAGATACGTAAGCTTGAGTTTTTGCTGCAGTTCCATGAGCAGGTTCACAACCTGCGCCTGTATCGAGACGTCCAGTGCAGAAATAGGCTCGTCGCAGACAATGAATTTGGGTTCCACGGCAAGTGCCCTTGCGATACCTATTCTTTGCCTTTGCCCTCCGGAAAACTCGTGCGGGAATCTGTTAGCGTGTTCCTTGTTCAGCCCGACCAGGTTTAAAAGCTCGTATATCCTCTCGGTGCGCTCTCTGTTCTTGTAAAGGCCGTGGATATCGATGCCCTCGCCTATTATGTCGGCCACAGTCATCCTGGGGTTCAACGATGCATAAGGGTCCTGGAAAATCATCTGGGCCTTCCGGTTGAACCCTCTTAGCTCCTGTCCCTTTAATTTATGCACGTTTTTACCTTCAAAAAGCACCTCGCCTCCTGTAGGCTCGTAAAGCCTTACTACGGTCCTTCCCAACGTGGTCTTGCCGCAGCCGGACTCCCCTACGAGACCCAGGGTTTCCCCTTCCATAATCTTAAGATTAACGTCGTCGACAGCCTTCAGCACCGCACCCCTGCCCACGTTGAAGTACTTTTTCAGATTATTTATTTCTATTAGTGCATTTACTTGGCCTGTCATTATAAAGTCACCCCTTTTCCTACAGGAGGTTTAACTTTTGGAGCCATGGGATGCAGCAGCCAGCAGGCAGTGCTGTGGCCGTCGCTCACCGTGAAGTCCTCGGGATATCTTTCGTAACATATTTTCATGGCGTATTCGCACCTGGCTGCGAAGGCGCAGCCCACCGGAGGCGCAAAGAGATCTGGTGGAGTGCCATCGATAGATGCCAGCCTTTTACTCTTGTCCAGATCTGGAGTTGGCACCGACATCAAAAGGCCCCACGTATAGGGGTGGCGTGGATTGTAAAATATATCGTCAAGGCTGCCGCGCTCAATTATCTTACCAGCATACATGACCAGAACCCGCTCAGCCAGATTTGCCACAACACCTAAGTTATGGGTGATAATGATGATGGCTGTATTCAATTTTTTCTGTAAATCCCTCATAAGGTCCAAAATCTGCGCCTGTATCGTTACGTCCAGAGCCGTCGTCGGTTCATCTGCAATAAGAAGTTTCGGGTTGCAGGCTAAGGCAATTGCTATCATAGCCCTCTGCCTCATCCCGCCGCTGAACTCATGAGGGTACTGATCCACGCGCTTTTCCGCATTGGGGATGCCGACAAGTTTTAGCATTTCAATGGCCTTTTCTCTTGCCTGTTTGGGGTGCATCTTCTGATGCTTTATGAGGCCTTCGGCTATTTGAGCACCTACCTTCATGGTGGGGTTCAGGGAAGTCATGGGGTCCTGAAATACCATGCTGATTTCGGAACCCCGGACATGTTCCATTTCTTTTTCTGACAGCTTGGTTATATCTTTGCCGTCGAAGACAATACTCCCGTTTTTAATAACCCCAGGCGGCATTGGTATGAGCCGCATTATGGCCTGCATTGTAACGCTTTTCCCGCAGCCGGACTCGCCGACTACGGCCACCGTTTCCCCCCTGTCTACGTTAAAGGAAACGCCCCTTACCGCTTTGACTTCACCCGCATAGGTCTTGAACGAAACTTCCAGGTCTTTTACTTCGAGCAATCTTTCCACCTTTTGCCACCTCCCATCTAGCTGCGAAGTCTCGGATCGAGGGCGTCTCTCAAACCATCACCAAGCAGGTTCAGAGAGAGCATGGTGGTACTTATGAAAAATGCGGGGATGAAAAGCTGGTAAGGCCGCACTCTGAAACTTTGTATTCCGTAATAAGCCAGTTGCCCCCAACTGGACTGCGGTGGCACAACCCCCAGTCCTATGAAGCTCAAGAATGCTTCGGTGAAGATTGCCGAAGGAACCGACATCGTTAGGTTGACCAAAATTACCCCCAAGGCATTGGGTATCAGGTGCTTAAAAATTATCCTGGCATGACTTGCGCCAAGCACTTTTGCCGCAAGCACAAATTCCTGCTCTTTAAGCTGCAAGATCTGACCTCTTACAAGCCTTGCCATATTAAGCCATCCAACAGCAATCATGGCAATTACCAAAGGCATAATCCCCTGGCCAAGGACCACCATCATCAGAATAACGATAATCATATAAGGGATGGCATAGAGAATATCTATAGCCCTCATTATGGCCATATCTACTTTGCCGCCAAAATAACCGGAAATTCCCCCTATTATAACTCCTATTACGGCATTTAAAAAAGCAGCAAGAAAACCTATCGAAAGCGAAACCCTCGCACCCATCCATGTCCTGGCCCATAAATCCCTGCCAAGCGTGTCCGTGCCAAACCAGTGTTTCGCCGAAGGGGGTTGGTCTATTTCTTCAGTATTTGTGGTTCTGTAATCGTAGGGCGTCATATAAGGACCCACTATAGCCAAAACAGTGTATAAAACTATAATAATAAGTCCCAGCATCGCCACCTTATTTTGCTTTAGTCTCCGCCATGCATCCTGCCAGTAGGTTATGCTGGGTCTTGCGATAGCCTCCATCTGGCTTATATTTTTACCTACATGTTCAAACATTTCCTGGGTAATCGCATCATTCGATGTCTGCACCTTATCTCCTCCCTACTTTGCTATTCTAATCCTAGGATCTATCAACCCGTAAATAATATCTACGACAAAGTTTGCAGCAATCAAAAAAAGCCCATAGAAAGTAGTCATGCCGAGCACCAGCGAGTAGTCAAGATTTTGTATACCTAATACGTAGAACTTTCCAAGTCCTGGTATTGCAAAAATTTGCTCGACCACAAAAGTACCCGTGAGAAGCGTGGCGGTAACCGGCCCCAAAACCGTGATCACCGGTAGTATGGCGTTCCTAACCTGGTGTTTCCATATAATCTGGAATGGCGAAAGCCCCTTGGCTTTAGCTGTTTTTATGAAGTCCTGGTTTACTACATCCAACATACTGGCCCTCATTAGCCTCGCCATTAACGCCAACGCACCTAAACTTAAGGCAAAGGTCGGCATAATCGTATAGGAAAATCCCTTCCATTGGGAAACAGGTAGCAGGTTTAACTTTGTGGCAAAGACATACTGGAGAAGCGGCCCGATGACAAACGAAGGGACAGAAACTCCCACAATTGCTATAAACATCGCAAGGTAATCCAATGTCCTATTTCTGTTCAATGCCGCAATTATACCCAGAGTAACTCCGGCTATTGTAGCAAAAATAACCGCCCTTATCCCCAGGTCAGCCGAATAAGGAAATGCTTGTTTGATTACTTCATTGACGGTTCTGTTTTTATATCTCAACGAATAGCCGAAATCCCCTTTGAGCAAGTTCCGTAAAAATGTCACATATTGAATGTGAATTGGTTTATCTAATCCGTAATACCTCATCATATTGGCCTTTATTTCCGGTGTAACCTTTTCGCTTAAAAAAGGATCGCCTGGAAGAAGTCTAACGAGGAAAAATACTATGGTTACCAGCACCCATGCTGTTATTAATGAGACCAATAGGCGATTCAGAATATATTTGACCAAATATCTTGCACCCCCATTTCAATTTTTCTTAAATCGAATATATTTTTTTATATTTATGCATCGCCTATATTACGATAATCGGAGGTATATGCATAATCGCACATACCTCCGACTTATTAACTCCCAAGACTAAATTTACTCTTGTACGTCAGCGTATACGAAATCGAAAGTTGCACCGATAAAGTCTGTTACTAAGCCATTTATGCGGTCATTGCAGACCCAAGCTCTCTTTCTGAAATATATCGGTATAATTGGCCCTTTTTCAAGTAAGAGTTTTTCGGCTTCAAACATGGCATCGGCACGCTTCTTGAAGTCAGTGGTGGTCTTGGCAAACTGTATAAGCTCGTCGTATTGCTTGTTACTCCAACCGGTGTCGTTATGACCTCCACCGGTTACCCACAGGTCAAGGTAAGTCATCGGATCGTTGTAGTCCGGGCCCCAACCAGCAAATACCACGTCGTAATCCATCTTGGTCATGAGCTCAAGCCTCTGTTTGAAGGGAACCTGCTTGACAGTCATGTTGATGCCAAGGTTCTTCTTAAGCTGGTCCTGTATAAACTCGGCAGTTAACTTGGCCCTTTGGGTATCGTCAGTCAGATATTCAAAAGTCAGCTTAGAAGGATCGTTTATTTTAAGTTCCTTCATCGCTTTTTCAAGATACTCCTTGGCTTTTGCTACATCTGCATTCTTCGAATAAAATTCATAAGGATATTCTTCTGCAAAGGTCTTTTCCAGGCCTGCAAGTTGCGGCAACACGTATCTTGTAGCAGGATCAGAAACTCCCTTTAATACTGCTTTTATTAAAGCTTCGCGGTCTATTGCAAAACCTATCGCTCTCTGGAAATTCTCATTTGCAAGCCACGGCTTGCCTTCGCGCTTTACGTTGAACTGCAGGTAGAATTCGGCGCCATCATAGAAGTACTTGGCCTTTCCTTCCTTTTCCATCTGCTCTACCATTTCTGCAGGTATATATTCCCAGTCGGTCTCTCCGTTTTCAAACATCTGGAAAGCAGTGTTTGCATCGTTTACCACGTATATGGTGACTTTATCAATCTTTACGGCATCTTTATTCCAATAATTGGGGTTCTTCTCAAGTACCAGCTCCTGTTCGTGCTTCCATTCCTTCAAGATGAATGGGCCATTGTAAAGGAGCTTGTCGGCATCTGCTGCAAATTTTTCTCCCATCTGTTCCACAAAGTCTTTTCTCACGGGCATAAACGAAATGAAGCTGAGGAGGCTTTCAAAGTACTTAACCGGCACTTTCAATTTAATCTCGAGCGTCTTTTCGTCTAAGGCTTTTACTCCTATCTGGTTCGGATCGGTTATCTTTTTGGTATTATATTCCTCGCCGTTTACAATATAGTAACCCTGAAAAGCATATTCGGATGCTGTATTCGGGTCCAGTAACCTCTTTATAGCATATTCGAAATCATAAGCAGTTACGGGTTTGCCATCGCTCCACTTGGCATCCCTCAAGTGGAAGGTGTAGGTCGTTTTGTCTTCAGAGATTTCCCACTTTTCGGCCATACCAGGCTGTATCTGGCCGTCGTGTACTCTTACGAGACCTTCAAAAATATGGTGACCGACGAGAATAGCGTAAGTGTCCGTCGCCTTTTGCGGGTCAAGGCTTGGCACTTCGGCACCAATCGTAAAGGCTATTTCCTTAGCCTTACTTTGCTGTCCTCCCTGTTGCTGGCTACCCTGCTGGCCGCATCCCGCAAGTACGCCAGCCACCAGTACCAGCGCTAAAACAACTGCTAGACTTTTCTTTAGCATTAAATCCCCTCCCAGATTTGCCTATTTTTTTAATTGAGCAAATTGCTTTTCTTATTTTGGTTTTCTTATTCCTCAACCCCCCTTCAAAAACAATCAAAATTTTTTAAAATCACACTTTCTATGAAAAGTTTTTAGCCTCCGCTAAATATATATTCTTCAACGAAAACAAAAATCCTTCTTTTAAAAAACAACTCGTTCAATCCAATTTTTCCATCCATATAAAAACCCCCGCCTTAAATGCAGGGGCTTTTGATCAAACTAGAAGTTCCTTTAATATTTTATTTACCAGTTGAGGATTTGCCTTGCCCCGGGTTTCTTTCATTACCTGTCCTACTAAAAATCCTAAGGCTTTTTCTTTGCCTTTTTTGTAGTCCTCAACTGACTTTGGATTTTCTTCAATAACTTTCCTTGCTATCTTTTCAAGTTCTGCCTCGTCCGAGATCTGAATCAAGCCTTTTTCCTTTACAATGACCTCCGGGTCCATGCCGGTATCAAACATTCCCCTGAAAACTTCTTTTGCTATCTTTGTGCTTATCGTACCGTCATCTATCATCTTCAGCATTTTTACGAACTGTGCGGGCTCAAAAGGAACTTCATCGACTTCCTTTCCGGTTTCGTTGAGTATCCCCAGCATTTCGGACATTACCCAATTGCTAATTGTTTTTGGATCGTGGTATTTAGAAACGCATTCTTCAAAGAAATTCGCAAGTGCCTTGGAAGCCGTTATGACTCCAGCGTCATAGGCCGGCAGTCCGTACTCCTCCATATATCTTTTTTTCCGAGCATCGGGCAGTTCAGGAAGTTCGGACTTAAGCTTTTCAACCCATTCTCTATCTATAACTATCGGCACCAAGTCGGGGTCCGGGAAGTACCTGTAGTCGTGGGCCTCTTCCTTGCTCCTTAGCGGAATCGTAATACCCCTTGCCTCATCCCAGCGGCGGGTCTCTTGAACAACAGCCCCACCTGATTCTAAAATTTCCCTCTGGCGCTTTTCCTCGTATTCGAGACTTCGCCGGACGGCCCGGAACGATCCCAGGTTTTTAAGCTCCACTTTCGTACCGAACTTGTCCGACCCCTTTGGCCTCAGTGAGATATTGGTATCGCATCTTAACGAACCTTCTTCCATCTTGCAGTCGGAAACCTCAATATACTGGAGGATGGTCTTCAACTTGTTGAGGTAAAGCCACGCCTCTTCGGGAGTGCGTATATCTGGTTCAGAAACAATTTCTATCAATGGAACGCCGGTGCGGTTTAGGTCCACAAGCGAATATGACTTTCCCTCTTCGTGGATGAGCTTTCCCGCATCCTCTTCGAGATGGATTCTGTTTATGCCTATGCGTTTCGGCTTACCATCTACTTCGATTTCGATATAACCTTTTCTGGCCAAAGGCAAATCGTACTGCGAAATCTGGTAAGCCTTCGGCAGGTCGGGGTAAAAGTAATTCTTTCTGTCGAATTTGGAAAACTCCGGTATCTCGCAGTTTAACGCCAAAGCCGCTTTTATGGCGTATTCCACCGCTTTCTTATTGAGCACCGGTAATACCCCCGGCATTCCAAGGCAAACGGGGCAACAGTGGGTATTAACCTCGCCGCCGAATTCGGTGGTGCAATTGCAAAAGACTTTGGATTTAGTAAGAAGTTCCACGTGGACCTCAAGGCCTATTACCGTTTCGAATTCCATCGTTCCACCTCCAGACGTTATAGGGCAGGTTTTTCGGTGTTAAAGCTGGTGGCCCGTTCAAAAGTATACGCCGCCCTTATTACCGTAGCTTCATCGAAGGGTTTCCCTATTATCTGAAGCCCTACCGGCAAACCGCCGGAAAAACCGCAGGGTATCGAAATTGCAGGAAGTCCCGCCATGTTAACGGGGATGGTGCAGACATCGGACATGTACATCTTTAAAGGATCGTCGGTTTTTTCTCCTATCCTGAAAGCCGGAGTCGGTGCGGTAGGTGCTATAATTACATCGTACTTTTCAAAAGCCCTGTCAAAGTCGGCCTTCACCAGCGTCCTGACCTTCTGGGCTTTAAGATAGTAGGCATCGTAATAACCCGAACTCAAGGCATAAGTTCCCAGCATAATCCTGCGCTTTACTTCGCTGCCGAAACCTTCGCTTCGCGTTTTCTTGTATAGGTCTATGAGATCGTCGTAATCTTTCGCTCTCACTCCGTATCTAATGCCGTCATAGCGGGCAAGGTTTGAACTGGCTTCCGCCGGCGCTATTATGTAATAGGCCCACAGGGCGTACTCAGTGTGCGGCAACGATATTTCTTCGACAGAAGCTCCCAGCCTTTCAAAAACGCGCGCCGCAGATAAAATTGCCTCTTTAACTTCCGGCTCCACTCCTTCTCCCAGGTATTCCTTAGGGAGACCCATTTTCATGCCTTTGACATCTTCCACAAGGCTTTTCGTGAAGTCCGGCACCGGTAAGTTTACAGAAGTAGAGTCCCTTTCATCCCACCCTGCTATGGCGTTTAACACTATGGCACAGTCGGTCACATCCTTCGTTATGGGGCCGATCTGGTCCAGGGAAGAGGCATAGGCCACGAGGCCGTATCTGGAAACCCTGCCGTAAGTCGGTTTAAGACCCACAACGCCACAGTACGAAGCTGGCTGCCTTATTGAACCGCCGGTATCCGAGCCTAAAGCGAATATGCATTCGTCCGCCGCCACTGCCGCCGCCGAACCGCCGGAGGAACCTCCCGGGACCCTCTCAACATCCCAGGGGTTTCTGGTCGAAAAAAAACCGGAATTTTCCGTAGACGAGCCCATCGCAAACTCGTCCATATTGGTCTTCCCTATTATTACTGCCTTCTCAGATTTTAATTTTTCGCAAACCGTAGCATCGTAAGGCGGCACAAAATTAGCAAGTATTTTCGAAGCACAGGTAGTCTTAAGGCCTTTGGTGCATATATTGTCTTTTATGGCTACGGGGATTCCCGCCAGCGGACTCGAAAAATCTCCATCTTTATCTACATTTTTGCTTATTTCCAATGCTCTCTCTTTATCGACAGTTAAAAAAGCCCTTATATTTCCCTCCACCTTATCTATCCTATCTAACACAGCTTTCGTTAGCTCTTCGGACGAAATTTCCCTCTTTGAAAGGAGCTCATGCGCTTCATGGATGGTGAGTTTGCTCAAATTCAACGCTTCTACCTCCATTCCCTTTAATCTTCTATAATTCTGGGTACTTTAAAGAAACCCCGTTCTTTTTCTGGAGCGTTCTTCAATACCTCCTCCCGCGGGAGGCTTTCCTTTACCACATCCTCGCGGAAGACGTTTTTAATCGGGATGATGTGGGCAGTCGGAGGAACATTAGCAGTATCGAGCTCATTCAATTTGTCCATGTAGTCTAATATTGAGCTGAGAGTATTTGCCATCTCCTTCTTTTCTTCCTCCGAAAGATATAGCCTCGCAAGATTTGCAACGTGTTCCACAGTTTCTATTGTTATCTTCACGCTTTCACCCTCTTTTCAAAATTTACTCGCCCTTCTTTCTAACGGTTATAATTTTATCATTTTGGGTTTAAATAAACAACCTTAGGGAAAAATTTATAACTCTAAGCCAATACCGCAATAATCAATTGCAGAATATAGTCCCTATAGGATATAATCTCATTGTAGAAAATTTATAAAAGGATGAGGTTTATGAAAAAATTAATTCTCTGTTTTTTAATAGCATTTTTATCTACTTTCTTCTTGAGTGCTAATTTTTACGCCAGTTCAACGCAAGCTCAGTCGGAAAA encodes the following:
- the gatA gene encoding Asp-tRNA(Asn)/Glu-tRNA(Gln) amidotransferase subunit GatA — translated: MNLSKLTIHEAHELLSKREISSEELTKAVLDRIDKVEGNIRAFLTVDKERALEISKNVDKDGDFSSPLAGIPVAIKDNICTKGLKTTCASKILANFVPPYDATVCEKLKSEKAVIIGKTNMDEFAMGSSTENSGFFSTRNPWDVERVPGGSSGGSAAAVAADECIFALGSDTGGSIRQPASYCGVVGLKPTYGRVSRYGLVAYASSLDQIGPITKDVTDCAIVLNAIAGWDERDSTSVNLPVPDFTKSLVEDVKGMKMGLPKEYLGEGVEPEVKEAILSAARVFERLGASVEEISLPHTEYALWAYYIIAPAEASSNLARYDGIRYGVRAKDYDDLIDLYKKTRSEGFGSEVKRRIMLGTYALSSGYYDAYYLKAQKVRTLVKADFDRAFEKYDVIIAPTAPTPAFRIGEKTDDPLKMYMSDVCTIPVNMAGLPAISIPCGFSGGLPVGLQIIGKPFDEATVIRAAYTFERATSFNTEKPAL
- the gatC gene encoding Asp-tRNA(Asn)/Glu-tRNA(Gln) amidotransferase subunit GatC; translation: MKITIETVEHVANLARLYLSEEEKKEMANTLSSILDYMDKLNELDTANVPPTAHIIPIKNVFREDVVKESLPREEVLKNAPEKERGFFKVPRIIED